In Chryseobacterium oranimense, a single window of DNA contains:
- a CDS encoding Fur family transcriptional regulator has translation MKKDIETKLIDKNTKPTSMRILVYDFLSTQAAALSLSEVEDHFDNADRTTIYRTLKTFEEKGIVHSIQENATTKYKLCDDGCDEKTHKDWHLHFYCKICKQTTCREDISFPENVQANFRIDEIRLFAKGICENCLESLQ, from the coding sequence ATGAAAAAAGATATAGAAACCAAACTTATCGATAAAAATACCAAGCCAACAAGTATGAGGATTCTGGTATATGATTTTTTAAGCACACAGGCAGCTGCCCTTTCACTTTCGGAAGTTGAAGACCATTTTGATAATGCGGACAGGACTACCATTTACCGTACTTTGAAAACCTTCGAAGAAAAAGGAATTGTCCATAGCATTCAGGAAAATGCCACTACAAAATATAAATTATGTGATGACGGCTGTGATGAGAAAACACACAAAGACTGGCACCTGCACTTTTACTGCAAAATATGCAAACAGACCACCTGTCGGGAAGATATTTCCTTCCCGGAAAATGTCCAGGCCAATTTCAGAATAGATGAAATAAGGCTTTTTGCCAAAGGAATCTGTGAGAACTGTCTCGAAAGTTTGCAATAG
- a CDS encoding cation diffusion facilitator family transporter produces MEEIKIQTGSPASRHKKNLLFVLLLSGAYMIAEVIGGLITQSLALMADAAHMLTDVVGLLLAFIAIKIGERKADASKTFGYYRTEILAAVINAVVLLGISLYVLYEAYQRFQNPPAVQSKTMLVVAGIGLVVNIIGMMILRKDSEGSLNMKGAYFEVLSDMLTSIGVMIAGVIMLTTGWYYADPIISAVIGLLIFPRTWRLLKEAVNVLLEGTPKDVDIHQLRQSLEKIPGVEGVHDLHVWSLTSSVNAMSAHIVKDKQTGQNQLLRTLTDVTTENFKISHTTFQIEEEGYEEQEVHL; encoded by the coding sequence ATGGAAGAAATAAAAATACAGACAGGTTCACCGGCCAGCAGACACAAAAAGAATTTACTCTTTGTTCTGCTGTTAAGCGGAGCCTATATGATTGCTGAAGTGATCGGCGGTCTCATTACCCAAAGTCTTGCCCTGATGGCAGATGCAGCACACATGCTGACTGATGTTGTGGGATTGCTTTTGGCATTTATCGCTATTAAAATAGGAGAAAGAAAAGCAGATGCTTCCAAAACATTCGGGTACTACCGGACAGAAATATTGGCAGCAGTCATCAATGCTGTGGTATTATTGGGAATCTCCCTTTATGTATTGTATGAAGCTTACCAAAGATTCCAGAATCCTCCGGCAGTTCAGAGTAAAACCATGCTGGTTGTAGCCGGAATAGGATTGGTAGTAAATATTATCGGAATGATGATCCTGAGAAAAGATTCTGAAGGAAGTCTGAATATGAAAGGAGCCTATTTTGAAGTACTTTCTGATATGCTGACCTCTATTGGAGTGATGATTGCAGGAGTTATTATGCTGACGACAGGCTGGTATTACGCAGATCCGATTATTTCAGCGGTTATTGGTCTTTTGATCTTTCCAAGAACATGGCGCTTGTTAAAAGAAGCAGTCAATGTCCTGTTGGAAGGAACCCCAAAAGATGTTGATATTCATCAGCTTCGTCAGTCATTAGAAAAAATTCCGGGTGTTGAAGGCGTTCATGATCTTCACGTGTGGTCGCTGACCTCAAGTGTAAATGCAATGAGTGCTCACATCGTGAAAGATAAGCAAACAGGGCAGAATCAGCTGCTCAGAACCTTAACGGATGTTACAACAGAAAATTTTAAAATTTCTCATACCACTTTTCAGATTGAAGAAGAAGGTTATGAAGAACAGGAAGTACATCTTTAA